In Flavobacteriaceae bacterium, the following proteins share a genomic window:
- the hisC gene encoding histidinol-phosphate transaminase, which translates to MPTNQFNIDKVIRPAIESLKPYASARDEFKDFDQEMVFLDANENPFENGVNRYPDPYQSNVKTLLSNQKGIPPNQILLGNGSDEVLDLIFRAFCEPNQDNVITLPPTYGMYEVLANLNAVELQKINLSEDFQPRIPEIIAAANQNSKVLFLCSPNNPTANSFNKNNIEKLLNEFNGLVVIDEAYIDFSEGESWLSRLDDFPNLIVTQTLSKAYGMAGIRLGICYASMEIISILNKIKPPYNINELSQQMAVKQLSNLNLVKQQVKDILIERTKLSNTLKSVNFVEKIYSSDANFLLVKVDDANMRYKQLVDLGIVVRNRTTQYGCENCLRFTVGTTEENEKLINTLKGL; encoded by the coding sequence ATGCCAACTAATCAATTTAATATAGATAAGGTTATACGACCAGCTATTGAGTCGTTAAAACCTTATGCTTCAGCTAGAGATGAATTTAAAGATTTTGATCAAGAAATGGTATTTTTAGATGCGAATGAAAACCCATTTGAAAATGGTGTAAATCGTTACCCAGACCCTTATCAATCTAATGTAAAAACATTGCTGTCTAATCAAAAAGGTATTCCACCTAATCAAATTCTTTTAGGAAACGGAAGTGATGAAGTTTTAGATTTAATTTTTAGAGCATTTTGTGAACCTAATCAAGATAATGTCATCACATTACCTCCAACTTACGGAATGTATGAAGTGCTAGCAAATTTAAATGCTGTAGAACTTCAGAAAATAAATTTATCAGAAGATTTTCAACCCAGAATTCCTGAAATAATTGCAGCTGCTAATCAAAATAGTAAAGTATTGTTTTTGTGTTCTCCTAATAACCCTACAGCTAATAGCTTTAATAAAAATAATATTGAAAAACTTCTTAATGAATTTAATGGGCTTGTAGTGATTGACGAAGCATATATTGATTTTTCAGAAGGAGAAAGTTGGTTGAGTAGACTGGATGATTTCCCGAACTTAATTGTAACTCAAACACTTTCTAAAGCTTACGGAATGGCAGGGATTCGTTTAGGAATCTGTTACGCTTCTATGGAAATAATTTCAATTTTAAACAAAATAAAACCGCCATATAATATTAATGAACTATCTCAACAAATGGCTGTAAAACAATTATCTAACCTAAACCTAGTTAAACAACAAGTTAAAGATATTTTAATAGAGAGAACAAAACTTAGTAATACACTTAAATCTGTTAATTTTGTTGAGAAAATATATTCATCCGATGCTAATTTTTTATTAGTAAAAGTTGATGATGCAAACATGAGATATAAACAATTAGTTGATTTGGGTATTGTAGTAAGAAATAGAACTACGCAATATGGTTGTGAAAATTGTTTGCGATTTACAGTAGGAACTACTGAAGAAAATGAAAAACTAATTAATACACTAAAAGGACTATAA